In a single window of the Candidatus Limnocylindrales bacterium genome:
- a CDS encoding DUF1800 family protein — MAVVWDLENAAHLLRRAAFGGTTQDIQAFHDRYASVDEAVDDLLSFSTSSKKPPGGGRDFYRAQIKQRQWWLKSMLKATNPKDALREKLTLFWHSHLCSGYSKQPVASYMSIQNGLFRRYAKGNFRDLVRDFNRDPANLYYLDGITNYASADGVHVSANENFGREVLELFTVGISEFAADGSNDPSKPNYTESDVHQLARALTGWVELDKDVGVWRDWAWDGGQYDDDGDDNPDPITIFGVTNSNFKIGEEVAGTPDDVLKLIFEQTDTAGNPQAAMFLCRKLWTYFAYPAPAPGLKTLLEGFAAILDGADYEIAPVLAAMLKSDEFYSDTAKSRTIKNPVDYMVGIFRMLGIKSNGKTLGDSDELIDMLGEMGMYLFEPPNVAGWPGGKRWITTGTLVSRLDFARQIAELDYSGSALHLSTVVTMGSATADPDTVLAEIIARCHLDGTLGGVALTANQIAALRNFLTNQSTKTSLDLSADDTFDAERLVRGTIALALQSAEAMIF, encoded by the coding sequence ATGGCAGTAGTCTGGGATTTGGAGAACGCAGCGCACCTTCTCAGGCGCGCAGCCTTCGGTGGCACGACGCAGGACATTCAGGCGTTCCACGACAGGTATGCCAGTGTCGATGAAGCGGTGGACGACCTGCTGAGCTTCTCTACGTCGAGCAAGAAGCCGCCCGGCGGTGGACGCGACTTCTATCGCGCCCAGATCAAACAGCGCCAGTGGTGGCTCAAGTCCATGCTGAAGGCGACCAATCCGAAAGATGCGCTGCGCGAGAAGCTCACGCTGTTCTGGCACAGTCACCTCTGCTCGGGATATTCCAAGCAGCCGGTCGCATCGTACATGTCGATCCAGAACGGGCTGTTCCGCCGCTATGCGAAAGGGAACTTCCGCGACCTCGTGCGCGACTTCAATCGCGATCCGGCCAACCTCTACTATCTCGACGGCATTACGAACTATGCGAGCGCCGACGGCGTGCACGTTTCGGCCAACGAGAACTTCGGCCGTGAGGTCCTCGAGCTGTTCACGGTCGGGATTTCCGAGTTTGCGGCCGACGGATCGAACGATCCGTCCAAGCCCAACTACACCGAAAGCGACGTTCACCAGCTCGCGCGCGCATTGACCGGCTGGGTCGAGCTCGACAAGGACGTCGGCGTCTGGCGCGACTGGGCCTGGGACGGCGGCCAGTACGACGACGACGGAGACGACAATCCGGATCCGATCACGATCTTCGGAGTCACCAACAGCAACTTCAAGATCGGGGAGGAAGTCGCCGGCACGCCGGACGACGTCCTCAAGCTGATCTTCGAACAGACCGATACGGCCGGGAATCCGCAGGCCGCGATGTTCCTGTGTCGCAAGCTGTGGACGTACTTTGCGTATCCGGCGCCGGCGCCGGGCCTGAAGACGCTGCTCGAGGGCTTCGCGGCGATCCTCGACGGCGCAGACTACGAGATCGCTCCCGTGCTCGCCGCCATGCTCAAGAGCGACGAGTTCTACAGCGACACCGCCAAGTCGCGCACGATCAAGAATCCGGTCGACTACATGGTCGGAATCTTCCGCATGCTCGGCATCAAGAGCAACGGCAAGACGCTCGGCGATTCCGACGAGCTCATCGACATGCTCGGCGAAATGGGAATGTATCTGTTCGAGCCGCCCAATGTCGCGGGCTGGCCGGGAGGCAAGCGCTGGATCACGACGGGAACGCTCGTGAGCCGTCTCGACTTTGCACGCCAGATTGCCGAGCTCGACTACTCGGGATCGGCGCTGCACCTGAGCACGGTCGTTACGATGGGCAGCGCGACCGCCGACCCCGACACGGTGCTGGCCGAGATCATCGCACGCTGCCATCTCGACGGTACGCTCGGCGGCGTCGCGCTGACGGCGAACCAGATCGCGGCGCTGCGTAATTTCCTCACCAACCAAAGCACCAAGACGAGTCTCGACCTGAGCGCCGACGACACTTTCGATGCGGAACGTCTCGTACGCGGTACGATCGCGCTCGCGCTCCAGTCGGCCGAAGCGATGATCTTTTAG
- a CDS encoding DUF1501 domain-containing protein, with translation MALTRRQFLKRSATLAAGATVAPAMKWLPGTGVAYAAGPSDAIVVFVQLFGGNDSLNMVYPTSLGTQRTKYEEYRPTLKLPRNGAELTVWGGSDPQYEIDVSKGVLNIGNDSLGTTYALNPAMKALHDIYDDGELAVVPGVHYPYADYSHFRSEVIYYTGDPIGSAGFGWMGKYLDLSGYSATEVPAVMLGGEYNPLFTPTGTSLFAFNRLSELRFPSGHDTTNRSAAFKSMYQESAASGGLFPELVNIGNTGVAAIDTFQQYYLPGQTNIGKVEGLMVDGDGNYDPYNDLTYTSPLNYNNGVFRDTYLTSDLRHVAAVIRSDVGARFFHVGIGGFDTHSNQEDDFYHSRLLQQVSEAIGAFWAEMKNNVTLPAGYVSGDISSKVMIVTVSEFGRTNKQNNDTAQSAGTDHGRSGSQFVVGPASIVNPGITGPFPTLDDPDLDDDMRMTHDFRDFYGTILQKWLNLTPAQIGPGNSPADPQLFVKTATPDWLGQSYTAYTALGFLS, from the coding sequence ATGGCACTGACACGCAGACAGTTTCTCAAGAGAAGCGCGACGCTTGCGGCCGGGGCGACCGTTGCACCGGCGATGAAATGGCTTCCGGGCACCGGCGTTGCGTACGCAGCCGGGCCATCGGACGCGATCGTCGTGTTCGTTCAGCTCTTCGGCGGCAACGACAGCCTGAACATGGTGTACCCGACTTCGCTCGGCACGCAGCGGACCAAGTACGAGGAGTACCGTCCGACGCTCAAGCTGCCGCGCAACGGGGCCGAGCTGACGGTGTGGGGAGGCTCCGACCCGCAGTACGAGATCGACGTGTCCAAGGGCGTCCTGAACATCGGCAACGATTCTCTCGGCACCACGTACGCGCTCAATCCGGCGATGAAGGCGCTGCACGACATCTACGACGATGGCGAGCTCGCCGTCGTACCGGGAGTTCACTACCCGTACGCCGACTACTCGCATTTCCGCAGCGAGGTCATCTACTACACCGGCGATCCGATCGGATCGGCCGGTTTCGGATGGATGGGAAAGTACCTCGACCTGAGCGGCTACTCGGCCACCGAGGTGCCCGCCGTAATGCTCGGCGGCGAGTACAATCCGCTGTTCACACCGACCGGAACGAGCCTGTTTGCGTTCAATCGCCTGAGCGAGCTGCGCTTCCCGTCCGGTCACGACACGACGAACCGTTCGGCGGCGTTCAAGTCGATGTACCAGGAAAGCGCGGCGTCGGGCGGCCTGTTCCCGGAGCTCGTCAACATCGGAAATACCGGCGTCGCGGCCATCGATACGTTCCAGCAGTACTACCTGCCGGGACAGACGAACATTGGAAAGGTCGAAGGCCTGATGGTGGACGGCGACGGCAACTACGACCCGTACAACGACCTCACCTACACGTCGCCGCTCAACTACAACAACGGCGTATTCCGGGACACGTACCTGACAAGCGATCTTCGTCACGTGGCTGCGGTCATCCGTTCGGATGTCGGCGCCCGTTTCTTCCATGTCGGGATCGGCGGCTTCGACACGCACAGCAACCAGGAGGACGATTTCTACCACTCGCGCCTCCTGCAGCAGGTGTCCGAAGCGATCGGTGCATTCTGGGCCGAGATGAAGAACAACGTTACGCTGCCGGCCGGCTACGTCAGCGGCGACATCTCGAGCAAGGTGATGATTGTGACCGTCTCGGAGTTCGGGCGAACCAACAAGCAGAACAACGATACCGCGCAATCGGCTGGAACCGACCACGGGCGCTCGGGTTCGCAGTTCGTCGTCGGACCGGCCTCGATCGTGAATCCCGGGATTACCGGGCCGTTCCCGACGCTCGACGATCCGGATCTCGACGACGACATGCGCATGACGCACGATTTCCGGGATTTCTACGGGACCATCCTGCAGAAATGGCTGAACCTGACGCCCGCCCAGATCGGACCGGGCAACTCACCGGCGGATCCGCAGCTGTTCGTGAAGACCGCGACGCCGGACTGGCTCGGCCAGAGCTATACGGCGTACACCGCGCTCGGATTCCTGTCCTAG
- a CDS encoding adenylate/guanylate cyclase domain-containing protein, with protein MQCPQCSFENPSTAKFCQECGSSLALRCSNCDATLALGAKFCTSCGHPAGQASAPSPNTYAPRHLAEKILRQRTVVEGERKQVTVLFADVKESMSLAETVDPETWHRIMNEFFELLSAGVHRYEGSVNQYTGDGIMALFGAPIAHEDHAQRACYAALWLLDELARYSDQLRRVEGLNFSVRLGINSGEVVIGQINEDLRMDYTAQGHTVGLASRMEQLAAPNKCYLSANTAALVGDYFELRDLGEFRVKGVSEPLHVHELQGVGRHRTRLDVSRSRGLSRFVGREDELKRIEAALESTRNKNPRVVGIVAEPGAGKSRLCYEFVQKATRAGITVLTGHCVPHGAMIPFQPVLEVLRAYFAIEENDSPQTAREKIAGRMLLVDDAMRTHLPLVFDFLGVPDPERPVPPMDPEPRRRMLYAALRRTLRCSDAKDPAVMLIEDMHWIDGASLAFFGDMIKVLPETSEMLLMNYRPEFHPPWADDPCFEQIALEPLGPAAVGEILRDLLGNDPSTVKLATNIEKTTSGNPFFVEELVHALVEAGSLEGSRGDYRLMRPVEDIILPPTVHSVLAARIDHLPERQKEVVQSAAVIGKKFSEAVLQRIVHMDAADLRAALDALCESGFLYEREVYPAARYAFQHPLTQEVAYRTQLSDKRKGLHLTIARTLTELEPEKLDENAALLGHHWESAGELREAVSAYRRAAERASASEMRESKVHWTKVMELIDRLEPGEEIIDHAIAATEGMLSLCWRLGSANEEAHRIHDWGESWALRSSGNEARARVRAAYGAWHVFNGEIDKALGIYKEAVALLGPESDPRLRLQFASRRAYACLLAGKLRTALQLTREVIESMGEELPKAEVSLADWLFMTGFSGLVLTYLGRVPEAGRIIQRCHDLAVEAGDAGSTNIMRGFGVTHAWFTGDGVTAWQHARAQVEFAERIASPAMRAGAYDSLGVAQLLRGEWEEAVRSLETALSIARETGTFLQAEALVLANMADAYRGCGDLDRAIDVAREAVEVARTRRTLMHECRASLFLGRALLARGLGSDLVEAEHALHDALEIVHRTEARAYEPFVRAERAALAAARADDTWHRREIAHAAALFRDIGAEDRAVQIESTHAAA; from the coding sequence ATGCAGTGCCCGCAGTGTAGCTTCGAAAACCCGTCGACGGCCAAATTCTGCCAGGAATGCGGCTCTTCGCTCGCCCTTCGCTGCTCGAACTGCGACGCCACGCTCGCCCTCGGTGCGAAGTTCTGCACCAGCTGCGGGCATCCCGCCGGCCAGGCCTCGGCCCCGTCCCCGAATACGTACGCACCACGGCATCTCGCCGAGAAGATCCTGCGCCAGCGCACTGTCGTCGAGGGCGAACGCAAGCAGGTCACGGTGCTGTTCGCCGACGTCAAGGAGTCGATGTCGCTCGCCGAGACCGTCGATCCCGAGACCTGGCACCGGATCATGAACGAGTTCTTCGAGCTGCTGTCGGCCGGCGTGCATCGCTACGAAGGCAGCGTCAACCAGTACACCGGCGACGGCATCATGGCGCTTTTCGGCGCGCCGATCGCGCATGAGGACCATGCGCAGCGCGCGTGCTACGCCGCGCTGTGGCTGCTCGACGAGCTCGCACGCTACTCCGACCAGCTCCGGCGCGTCGAAGGCCTGAACTTCTCCGTGCGCCTCGGCATCAACTCGGGCGAGGTCGTGATCGGGCAGATCAACGAGGACCTGCGCATGGACTACACGGCGCAGGGCCACACGGTCGGGCTCGCGTCGCGCATGGAGCAGCTCGCCGCTCCGAACAAATGCTACCTGTCGGCGAATACCGCGGCGCTGGTCGGCGACTACTTCGAGCTTCGTGATCTCGGTGAGTTCCGCGTCAAGGGCGTCAGCGAGCCGCTTCACGTGCACGAGCTTCAGGGCGTCGGCCGCCACCGCACGCGGCTCGACGTTTCGCGCTCGCGGGGACTCTCGCGCTTCGTCGGCCGCGAAGATGAGCTGAAGCGCATAGAAGCTGCGCTCGAGTCGACGCGAAACAAGAATCCGCGCGTCGTCGGGATCGTGGCCGAGCCGGGCGCCGGCAAGAGCCGGCTCTGCTACGAGTTCGTGCAGAAGGCGACGAGGGCCGGCATCACGGTGCTGACCGGCCACTGCGTGCCGCACGGTGCGATGATTCCGTTCCAGCCGGTGCTCGAAGTGCTGCGCGCATACTTCGCCATCGAGGAGAACGACTCGCCGCAGACGGCTCGAGAGAAGATCGCCGGTCGCATGCTTCTGGTCGACGACGCGATGCGCACGCATCTGCCGCTGGTCTTCGACTTCCTCGGTGTTCCGGACCCCGAACGTCCGGTGCCGCCAATGGATCCGGAACCGAGGCGCCGCATGCTCTACGCGGCGCTGCGCCGCACGCTGCGCTGCAGCGACGCCAAGGATCCGGCGGTCATGCTGATCGAGGACATGCACTGGATCGACGGCGCGTCCCTCGCGTTCTTCGGCGACATGATCAAGGTGCTGCCGGAGACGTCCGAGATGCTGCTGATGAACTACCGGCCGGAATTTCATCCGCCGTGGGCGGACGATCCGTGCTTCGAGCAGATCGCGCTCGAGCCGCTCGGCCCCGCAGCGGTCGGAGAGATCCTGCGCGACCTGCTCGGCAATGATCCGTCGACGGTAAAGCTGGCGACCAACATCGAGAAGACCACGTCGGGAAATCCGTTCTTCGTCGAAGAGCTCGTCCATGCGCTCGTCGAAGCGGGAAGCCTCGAAGGCTCGCGCGGCGATTACCGCCTGATGCGTCCGGTCGAAGACATCATCCTGCCGCCGACGGTGCATTCGGTGCTTGCTGCGCGCATCGATCATCTTCCCGAGCGCCAGAAGGAAGTCGTGCAGAGCGCGGCGGTGATCGGCAAGAAGTTCTCGGAGGCCGTGCTCCAGCGCATCGTGCACATGGACGCCGCCGATCTGCGCGCCGCGCTCGATGCGCTGTGCGAGTCCGGTTTCCTCTACGAGCGCGAGGTCTATCCGGCCGCGCGCTACGCCTTCCAGCACCCGCTGACGCAGGAAGTCGCCTACCGCACGCAGCTCAGCGACAAGAGGAAGGGCCTGCACCTTACGATCGCGCGCACGCTGACCGAGCTCGAGCCGGAAAAGCTCGACGAGAACGCTGCGCTGCTCGGGCACCACTGGGAATCGGCCGGCGAGCTTCGCGAGGCCGTCTCGGCCTACCGCCGCGCTGCCGAACGCGCGAGTGCGAGCGAGATGCGCGAGTCGAAGGTGCACTGGACCAAGGTCATGGAGCTCATCGACCGTCTCGAGCCGGGCGAGGAGATCATCGATCACGCGATCGCGGCGACCGAAGGAATGCTGAGCCTGTGCTGGCGGCTCGGTTCCGCGAACGAAGAGGCGCATCGCATTCACGACTGGGGCGAGAGCTGGGCGCTTCGCAGCAGCGGCAACGAAGCCCGTGCGCGCGTGCGCGCGGCGTACGGCGCGTGGCACGTCTTCAACGGCGAGATCGACAAGGCGCTCGGCATCTACAAGGAGGCCGTCGCGTTGCTCGGCCCCGAGTCCGACCCGCGCCTTCGCCTGCAGTTCGCGAGCCGCCGGGCCTACGCATGTCTTCTTGCCGGCAAGCTTCGCACGGCCCTCCAGCTGACTCGCGAAGTCATCGAGAGCATGGGCGAGGAGCTGCCCAAGGCGGAGGTTTCGCTTGCCGACTGGCTGTTCATGACCGGTTTCAGCGGACTCGTGCTGACATATCTCGGCCGCGTTCCCGAGGCCGGCCGCATCATCCAGCGCTGCCACGACCTCGCGGTCGAAGCCGGCGATGCGGGCAGCACCAACATCATGCGCGGGTTCGGTGTCACGCATGCGTGGTTCACCGGCGACGGCGTCACCGCGTGGCAGCACGCGCGCGCGCAGGTCGAGTTTGCCGAGCGCATCGCAAGCCCCGCGATGCGAGCCGGCGCATACGACTCGCTCGGTGTCGCGCAGCTCCTGCGCGGCGAATGGGAAGAAGCCGTCCGCTCGCTCGAGACGGCGCTCAGCATCGCGCGCGAAACCGGGACGTTCCTGCAGGCCGAAGCGCTCGTGCTCGCCAACATGGCCGACGCGTATCGCGGCTGCGGTGACCTCGACCGTGCGATCGACGTCGCGCGGGAAGCCGTCGAAGTCGCCCGCACGCGCCGGACGCTGATGCACGAATGCCGCGCGAGCCTGTTCCTCGGCCGTGCGCTGCTGGCGCGCGGGCTCGGCAGCGATCTCGTCGAGGCCGAGCACGCGCTGCACGATGCGCTCGAGATCGTCCATCGCACCGAAGCCCGCGCGTACGAGCCGTTCGTCCGGGCCGAGCGCGCAGCGCTCGCGGCAGCGCGCGCCGACGACACGTGGCATCGGCGCGAGATCGCGCACGCCGCGGCACTGTTCCGCGACATCGGCGCCGAGGATCGCGCCGTCCAGATCGAAAGCACGCACGCCGCCGCCTGA
- a CDS encoding MATE family efflux transporter, whose protein sequence is MASARDRARRGTVPRHRRRGSRRPDRKHARRRLIGYGNRGAVIPTLTPEQRRTITTLAYPIIGAMASQNIVNLVDTAMVGSLGTTALAAVGMSSFVNFMAVSFMMGMSSGVQAMCARWRGAGRSGEIAKPLNGGLLLAAMICIPATAVLILATPAIFSAISPDPAVRDAGTAYLRLRLFGMTAVGLNFSFRGYWNAINMSRLYMTTLISMHLAGIALNWILIFGHLGAPALGVEGAGLSNAISQWVGTAVYFSMAWHYGRSEGFLAGLPSRETMRAMFAISMPAGLQQLLFASGMLALFAILARVGTAEVAAGNVLINVMLVTILPSIGFGLAAATLVGQSLGAGDKAEAYEWGWRVARFAAIFVAVLTLPALVSPDLVLLPFLRDAATRDLAIWPLRIAALFAPLECVAAVLMNAHLGAGSSRTVLAVSVATQWGAFLPLAWLLGPVLGLGLIAIWSAQAAYRMLNLSLFAWSWRRRAWAGVNF, encoded by the coding sequence GTGGCATCGGCGCGAGATCGCGCACGCCGCGGCACTGTTCCGCGACATCGGCGCCGAGGATCGCGCCGTCCAGATCGAAAGCACGCACGCCGCCGCCTGATCGGATACGGGAACCGAGGCGCCGTCATCCCCACACTTACGCCAGAGCAGCGGCGCACGATCACGACGCTCGCCTATCCGATCATCGGTGCAATGGCGTCGCAGAACATCGTCAATCTCGTCGATACGGCGATGGTCGGATCTCTCGGCACCACGGCGCTGGCGGCCGTCGGCATGAGCAGCTTCGTCAACTTCATGGCGGTCTCGTTCATGATGGGAATGTCGTCGGGCGTGCAGGCCATGTGCGCGCGCTGGCGCGGCGCCGGACGCAGCGGCGAGATCGCGAAGCCTTTGAACGGCGGCCTGCTGCTGGCCGCGATGATCTGCATACCGGCCACGGCCGTGCTGATCCTCGCGACGCCGGCGATTTTCTCGGCCATCTCACCGGACCCGGCCGTGCGCGACGCCGGCACGGCGTATCTTCGCCTTCGCCTGTTCGGCATGACGGCAGTCGGGCTCAACTTCTCGTTTCGCGGGTACTGGAACGCCATCAATATGTCGCGCCTGTACATGACCACGCTGATCTCGATGCATCTGGCCGGCATCGCGCTCAACTGGATCCTCATTTTCGGTCATCTCGGTGCACCGGCGCTCGGCGTCGAGGGTGCAGGCCTCAGCAATGCGATCTCGCAGTGGGTCGGCACGGCCGTATATTTTTCGATGGCGTGGCACTACGGGCGCAGCGAAGGATTCCTGGCCGGGCTGCCGTCGCGCGAGACGATGCGCGCAATGTTTGCGATCTCGATGCCGGCGGGGCTGCAGCAGCTTCTGTTCGCTTCCGGCATGCTCGCGCTGTTCGCGATCCTCGCGCGCGTCGGCACCGCCGAAGTCGCCGCCGGCAACGTCCTGATCAACGTGATGCTGGTTACGATCCTGCCGTCGATCGGATTCGGCCTCGCCGCGGCGACTCTGGTCGGACAATCGCTCGGAGCCGGCGACAAGGCCGAGGCTTACGAATGGGGATGGCGAGTTGCGCGGTTCGCTGCCATCTTCGTCGCTGTGCTCACGCTTCCCGCACTGGTGTCGCCCGATCTGGTGCTGCTGCCGTTCCTTCGCGACGCCGCCACGCGCGACCTCGCGATCTGGCCGCTGCGCATTGCGGCGCTGTTCGCGCCACTCGAATGCGTTGCCGCCGTGCTGATGAACGCTCATCTCGGTGCGGGCAGCTCGCGTACCGTGCTGGCCGTGTCGGTTGCGACCCAGTGGGGCGCGTTCCTGCCGCTGGCATGGCTGCTCGGGCCGGTGCTCGGGCTCGGACTGATCGCGATCTGGTCGGCGCAGGCGGCCTATCGCATGCTGAATCTCTCGCTGTTCGCGTGGAGCTGGCGCAGGCGGGCGTGGGCAGGAGTAAACTTTTGA
- a CDS encoding TlpA disulfide reductase family protein, whose protein sequence is MGHSIVRRAAVIAAMVAMMLPAGFARAGDPDFAGDGLADFGRADDAGEFGPLILRDLNGTRTSLASLRGKVVVLNFWATWCKPCIEELPLLADLAERYGDRGLVVVAASVDDASSRSDIARVAAALPDSMKVWIGATLEDMERLELGMAVPVTVVLDRKGDVAERQRGSLTRGGIDKTIERLLGGPGDKPKKPFDSVEAANCGQAPSAGCATL, encoded by the coding sequence ATGGGCCACTCCATCGTTCGACGCGCTGCGGTGATCGCAGCCATGGTTGCGATGATGCTCCCGGCCGGCTTCGCGCGGGCCGGTGATCCGGACTTTGCCGGCGATGGTCTTGCGGACTTCGGCCGAGCCGACGACGCCGGCGAATTCGGTCCGCTCATTCTTCGTGACCTCAACGGCACGCGTACCTCGCTCGCGTCACTTCGCGGCAAGGTGGTCGTGCTCAACTTCTGGGCTACCTGGTGCAAGCCGTGCATCGAGGAGCTTCCGCTGCTGGCGGACCTTGCCGAGCGTTACGGTGATCGCGGGCTGGTGGTGGTTGCGGCGTCCGTCGACGATGCGTCGAGCCGCAGCGACATAGCGCGCGTCGCGGCCGCGCTTCCTGATTCGATGAAAGTCTGGATCGGCGCAACACTCGAAGACATGGAACGGCTCGAGCTCGGAATGGCGGTTCCGGTCACGGTCGTCCTCGACCGCAAGGGCGACGTCGCCGAGCGACAGCGCGGATCGCTCACCCGCGGCGGCATCGACAAGACCATCGAGCGACTGCTCGGCGGCCCCGGTGACAAACCGAAGAAGCCTTTCGATTCCGTCGAAGCGGCAAACTGCGGACAAGCGCCGTCGGCCGGCTGCGCAACCCTCTGA
- a CDS encoding cytochrome P450 produces MPDSKPSLETIDIISHQTYADNGYPHEAWRLLRREAPVYWYERGDCIPFWAVTRLDDIVRISKNPQVFENRPRLAAFPEFDRDDEEDYPARHLLNMDPPEHAKYRRIVSSHFTPRAVERMKRGVDDITHELLDAMMAGGGTIDGDFVELFSARLPLAVLADLLGVPRADWELMFRWTNEIIGATDPEYRAEGETAEQTDERARLALFQYYAELVDERRKQPREDIITILATGKLDGEDIPPFELLSYLFLLVVAGNETTRNATTGGLLALLQNPGEMEKLRRNPGLINNAVEEIVRWTTPVIQFCRTPNQDVEVRGQKIRAGQNLTLFYPSANRDEDVFEDPDTFRIDRDPNPHVAFGMGEHVCLGANLARLELRSAFRTLLPRLEHIEVTGKVERLRSSFVGGIKRMPIRYRLRPAA; encoded by the coding sequence ATGCCCGATTCGAAGCCGAGCCTCGAGACGATCGACATCATCAGTCACCAGACTTACGCAGACAACGGGTACCCGCACGAAGCGTGGAGACTGCTGCGTCGCGAGGCGCCGGTCTACTGGTACGAGCGCGGCGACTGCATTCCGTTCTGGGCGGTGACCAGGCTCGACGACATCGTCCGCATCTCGAAGAACCCGCAGGTGTTCGAGAATCGCCCGCGACTTGCGGCGTTTCCAGAATTCGATCGCGACGACGAGGAAGACTACCCGGCGCGGCACCTGCTGAACATGGATCCGCCCGAGCACGCGAAGTATCGCCGCATCGTCAGCAGCCATTTCACGCCGCGTGCGGTCGAGCGCATGAAGCGCGGCGTCGACGACATCACGCATGAGCTGCTCGATGCGATGATGGCCGGCGGCGGCACCATCGACGGCGACTTCGTCGAGCTGTTCTCCGCGCGGCTTCCGCTGGCGGTTCTCGCCGACCTGCTCGGCGTTCCGCGCGCCGACTGGGAGCTGATGTTCCGCTGGACCAACGAAATCATCGGCGCGACCGATCCCGAATACCGCGCCGAGGGCGAGACCGCCGAGCAGACCGACGAGCGCGCGCGCCTTGCGCTGTTCCAGTACTACGCCGAGCTCGTCGACGAGCGCCGCAAGCAGCCCCGCGAAGACATCATCACGATCCTTGCGACCGGAAAGCTCGACGGAGAGGACATCCCGCCGTTCGAGCTGCTGTCGTACCTGTTCCTGCTGGTCGTCGCCGGCAATGAGACGACGCGCAATGCGACCACCGGCGGTCTGCTCGCGTTGCTGCAGAATCCGGGCGAGATGGAGAAGCTCCGCCGCAATCCCGGGCTCATCAACAATGCTGTCGAGGAAATCGTGCGCTGGACGACGCCGGTCATCCAGTTCTGCCGCACGCCGAACCAGGACGTCGAGGTGCGTGGCCAGAAGATCCGCGCCGGTCAGAACCTGACGCTGTTCTATCCGTCGGCCAACCGCGACGAAGACGTCTTCGAGGATCCCGACACCTTCCGCATCGACCGCGATCCGAATCCGCACGTCGCGTTCGGGATGGGCGAGCACGTCTGTCTCGGCGCAAACCTCGCGCGGCTCGAGCTGCGCTCGGCGTTTCGCACACTGCTGCCGCGGCTCGAGCACATCGAAGTCACGGGAAAGGTGGAGCGGCTGCGATCGAGCTTCGTCGGCGGCATCAAGCGCATGCCGATCCGCTACAGGCTGCGGCCGGCCGCCTGA